CCGCCACTTTTTCTAGTTCTTCTTCACTTAATTCGTCTTTCTTGTCCACTCCTACTTCCTTTGTCAGAGCTTCCGCGTCTTCTTTGGAGAACTCCAGGCCCAACGTTTTCGCATAGGTAATCTGACCGTCTAGATCTCCTATGCCGATTTCTTTCGCCTTTTTGCGGACTTCCTCATTCTCTA
This window of the Synergistaceae bacterium genome carries:
- a CDS encoding Blp family class II bacteriocin, whose amino-acid sequence is ENEEVRKKAKEIGIGDLDGQITYAKTLGLEFSKEDAEALTKEVGVDKKDELSEEELEKVAGGIVTSTAALVVGAAVGGAVIISIGKALSRW